One Novosphingobium sp. G106 DNA segment encodes these proteins:
- a CDS encoding sulfite exporter TauE/SafE family protein, giving the protein MSALFHQLDLLHALAGVLVGVLVGLTGVGGGSLMTPLLVLMFGVSPQTAVGTDLLYAGTTKIFGSGVHGWRDTVDWQILRRLASGSIPAAGLTLLTIWHMGQIDKSAQHLIMTALGGMLILTSIAVAFQRRLRRFARGLDPLEPPRRAVLPTVLLGAAIGVAVSVSSVGAGAIGVTALLMLYPNIPLSRIVGTDIAHAVPLAFVGGFGHWIIGDVNLVLLVNLLIGSIPGVIVGSLFSSRASDRWIRPLLAMVLALSGVKLLT; this is encoded by the coding sequence ATGAGCGCATTGTTTCACCAGCTCGATTTGCTGCATGCGCTCGCGGGCGTGCTCGTCGGCGTCCTGGTCGGGCTGACCGGCGTCGGCGGCGGTTCGCTGATGACGCCGCTGCTGGTCCTGATGTTTGGCGTCAGCCCGCAGACCGCGGTGGGCACCGATCTGCTCTACGCCGGCACCACCAAGATCTTCGGCTCGGGCGTGCACGGCTGGCGCGACACGGTCGACTGGCAGATCCTGCGCCGGCTCGCCAGCGGCTCCATTCCCGCGGCCGGCCTGACGCTGCTGACGATCTGGCACATGGGCCAGATCGACAAATCGGCCCAGCACCTCATCATGACGGCGCTTGGCGGCATGCTGATCCTGACCTCGATCGCCGTGGCCTTCCAGAGGCGGCTGCGGCGCTTCGCCCGCGGGCTCGACCCGCTCGAACCGCCCAGACGGGCCGTGCTGCCCACGGTCCTGTTGGGCGCGGCGATCGGCGTCGCGGTTTCGGTATCCTCGGTCGGCGCCGGCGCGATCGGCGTCACCGCGCTGCTGATGCTCTATCCAAACATCCCGCTGTCGCGCATCGTCGGCACCGACATCGCCCACGCCGTGCCCCTCGCCTTCGTCGGCGGCTTCGGCCACTGGATCATCGGCGACGTCAACCTCGTCCTCCTGGTCAACCTGCTGATCGGATCGATCCCCGGAGTCATCGTCGGCAGCCTGTTCTCGAGCCGCGCCTCGGACCGCTGGATACGGCCCCTGCTGGCGATGGTCCTGGCGCTGTCGGGGGTGAAGCTGCTTACGTGA